A stretch of the Denticeps clupeoides chromosome 6, fDenClu1.1, whole genome shotgun sequence genome encodes the following:
- the tiam1a gene encoding T-lymphoma invasion and metastasis-inducing protein 1 isoform X2 — MSLLRRNRKGRPSAQSSIYGMLQLSTEQVTAFCRSLHDMNPAEGPPSCCSSSSSTSSSSSCAPSPISPLPPPTTPRQLSDADRLRKVIDELVETERTYVKDLNILIDRYLTPLQKESFLTQDELDVLFGNLPEMVEFQVEFLKTLEDGTRLVQDLEKLEKVDQFKKVLFSLGGSFLYYADRFKIYSAFCASHTKVPKVLTKAKTDPEFKAFLDQRNPKQQHSSTLESYLIKPIQRVLKYPLLLRELHSLTDPDSEEHYHLDVAMKAMNKVASHINEMQKIHEEYGAVFDHLINEQSGERKEVADLSMGDLLLHTTVSWFNPPTYLAKGKKEPGLAVFVFRTALVFVYKDSSKQKKKIGTSHRTSVFDERDPFRFRYMISTDALQVRSHSNSDGSPMCEIVHVRSESEGRPERAFQLCCSSPDTKKDFLRTLHSILRDKQRRQLMKTESLPLNQQYIPFGGKRLCALKGSRPAMNRTVSAPSRSLGRRKLVRNRITIDTDIIFNYTSEDAPILIPSPTQELEKPPQKPQPTIVDTNRWVDEQFDFGTFNNQVKETDILSDEDEYCESVRSSSTEPALEEPVLALTLDGPKDHREPPKDPVSSKNAEKSHAPLKLSALRKQCAVENSTDGEREVIWVRREDFGGGCSSDIF, encoded by the exons ATGTCTTTGCTTAGGAGAAACAGGAAAGGCAGACCGTCAGCCCAGTCCTCCATCTATGGCATGCTGCAACTG AGTACAGAGCAGGTCACGGCATTCTGCCGCAGCCTCCACGACATGAACCCGGCAGAGGGCCCGCCGTCTTgttgctcttcctcctcctccacatcctcctcctcttcctgcgcCCCGAGTCCCATCTCGCCCCTCCCTCCACCCACCACCCCACGGCAGCTGTCAGATGCCGACCGACTCCGCAAGGTCATCGACGAGCTGGTCGAGACGGAGAGGACGTATGTCAAA GACCTGAACATTCTGATAGACCGGTACCTGACCCCCCTGCAGAAGGAGAGCTTCCTCACTCAGGACGAG TTGGACGTCCTCTTTGGGAACTTGCCGGAGATGGTGGAGTTCCAGGTGGAGTTTCTCAAGACGCTAGAGGATGGGACCAGGCTGGTGCAAGATCTGGAGAAGCTTGAGAAAGTTGATCAGTTCAAG AAAGTCCTGTTTTCCCTCGGAGGCTCGTTCCTCTACTATGCCGACAGATTTAAGATCTACAGCGCTTTCTGTGCCAGCCACACTAAAGTCCCCAAGGTCCTCACCAAAG CTAAAACAGACCCAGAGTTTAAGGCCTTTTTGGATCAGAGGAACCCCAAACAGCAGCACTCGTCCACGCTGGAGTCCTACCTGATCAAGCCAATACAGAGGGTGCTAAAGTATCCGCTGCTTCTGAGGGAGCTCCACTCCCTCACCGACCCCGACAGTGAGGAGCACTACCACCTGGACG TTGCAATGAAAGCCATGAATAAAGTGGCCAGCCACATCAATGAAATGCAGAAGATCCACGAGGAGTATGGCGCTGTCTTTGACCATCTAATCAACGAGCAGAGTGGGGAGAGGAAAGAG GTTGCGGATCTATCAATGGGGGACCTTTTGCTGCACACGACGGTCTCCTGGTTCAATCCACCTACGTACCTGGCGAAGGGAAAGAAGGAACCAGGCCTGGcagtttttg TGTTCAGAACGGCGCTAGTTTTTGTTTATAAAGACAGCTccaagcagaagaaaaaaata GGCACATCGCATCGGACCTCCGTTTTTGATGAAAGGGACCCCTTCCGATTCAGATACATGATCTCCACAGATGCTCTGCAAGTCCGGAGCCATTCGA ACTCTGATGGCTCACCCATGTGTGAGATCGTCCACGTGAGGTCCGAGTCGGAGGGACGGCCAGAGAGGGCGtttcagctctgctgcag CTCTCCTGACACCAAGAAGGACTTCCTGAGGACTCTTCACTCCATCCTCCGGGATAAGCAGCGGCGGCAGCTGATGAAGACGGAGAGTCTTCCGCTCAATCAGCAGTACATCCCGTTTGGAGGAAAACGTCTGTGTGCACTGAAGGGATCGCGGCCCGCCATGAACCGGACAG TTTCTGCTCCTTCTCGTTCGCTGGGCCGACGGAAACTGGTGCGAAACCGCATCACCATCGACACAGACATCATTTTTAACTACACCAGTGAGGACGCACCTATACTCATTCCCTCCCCTACACAAGAACTAGAAAAGCCACCCCAGAAGCCCCAGCCAACCATAGTGGACACCAACCGCTGGGTGGATGAGCAGTTCGACTTTGGGACCTTTAACAACCAGGTTAAGGAAACGGACATCCTGAGCGATGAAGATGAGTACTGTGAGTCCGTAAGGTCCTCCTCAACAGAGCCGGCCCTGGAGGAGCCCGTGCTCGCCTTAACCCTGGACGGCCCCAAGGACCACCGCGAGCCCCCCAAGGACCCCGTGTCGTCAAAGAACGCTGAAAAGTCCCACGCTCCCCTGAAGCTCAGCGCCCTGCGGAAGCAGTGCGCTGTGGAGAACTCGACGGACGGCGAGCGGGAGGTCATCTGGGTCCGCAGGGAGGATTTCGGCGGCGGCTGCAGTAGTGACATCTTCTGA
- the tiam1a gene encoding T-lymphoma invasion and metastasis-inducing protein 1 isoform X4: MNPAEGPPSCCSSSSSTSSSSSCAPSPISPLPPPTTPRQLSDADRLRKVIDELVETERTYVKDLNILIDRYLTPLQKESFLTQDELDVLFGNLPEMVEFQVEFLKTLEDGTRLVQDLEKLEKVDQFKKVLFSLGGSFLYYADRFKIYSAFCASHTKVPKVLTKAKTDPEFKAFLDQRNPKQQHSSTLESYLIKPIQRVLKYPLLLRELHSLTDPDSEEHYHLDVAMKAMNKVASHINEMQKIHEEYGAVFDHLINEQSGERKEVADLSMGDLLLHTTVSWFNPPTYLAKGKKEPGLAVFVFRTALVFVYKDSSKQKKKIGTSHRTSVFDERDPFRFRYMISTDALQVRSHSNSDGSPMCEIVHVRSESEGRPERAFQLCCSSPDTKKDFLRTLHSILRDKQRRQLMKTESLPLNQQYIPFGGKRLCALKGSRPAMNRTVSAPSRSLGRRKLVRNRITIDTDIIFNYTSEDAPILIPSPTQELEKPPQKPQPTIVDTNRWVDEQFDFGTFNNQVKETDILSDEDEYCESVRSSSTEPALEEPVLALTLDGPKDHREPPKDPVSSKNAEKSHAPLKLSALRKQCAVENSTDGEREVIWVRREDFGGGCSSDIF; encoded by the exons ATGAACCCGGCAGAGGGCCCGCCGTCTTgttgctcttcctcctcctccacatcctcctcctcttcctgcgcCCCGAGTCCCATCTCGCCCCTCCCTCCACCCACCACCCCACGGCAGCTGTCAGATGCCGACCGACTCCGCAAGGTCATCGACGAGCTGGTCGAGACGGAGAGGACGTATGTCAAA GACCTGAACATTCTGATAGACCGGTACCTGACCCCCCTGCAGAAGGAGAGCTTCCTCACTCAGGACGAG TTGGACGTCCTCTTTGGGAACTTGCCGGAGATGGTGGAGTTCCAGGTGGAGTTTCTCAAGACGCTAGAGGATGGGACCAGGCTGGTGCAAGATCTGGAGAAGCTTGAGAAAGTTGATCAGTTCAAG AAAGTCCTGTTTTCCCTCGGAGGCTCGTTCCTCTACTATGCCGACAGATTTAAGATCTACAGCGCTTTCTGTGCCAGCCACACTAAAGTCCCCAAGGTCCTCACCAAAG CTAAAACAGACCCAGAGTTTAAGGCCTTTTTGGATCAGAGGAACCCCAAACAGCAGCACTCGTCCACGCTGGAGTCCTACCTGATCAAGCCAATACAGAGGGTGCTAAAGTATCCGCTGCTTCTGAGGGAGCTCCACTCCCTCACCGACCCCGACAGTGAGGAGCACTACCACCTGGACG TTGCAATGAAAGCCATGAATAAAGTGGCCAGCCACATCAATGAAATGCAGAAGATCCACGAGGAGTATGGCGCTGTCTTTGACCATCTAATCAACGAGCAGAGTGGGGAGAGGAAAGAG GTTGCGGATCTATCAATGGGGGACCTTTTGCTGCACACGACGGTCTCCTGGTTCAATCCACCTACGTACCTGGCGAAGGGAAAGAAGGAACCAGGCCTGGcagtttttg TGTTCAGAACGGCGCTAGTTTTTGTTTATAAAGACAGCTccaagcagaagaaaaaaata GGCACATCGCATCGGACCTCCGTTTTTGATGAAAGGGACCCCTTCCGATTCAGATACATGATCTCCACAGATGCTCTGCAAGTCCGGAGCCATTCGA ACTCTGATGGCTCACCCATGTGTGAGATCGTCCACGTGAGGTCCGAGTCGGAGGGACGGCCAGAGAGGGCGtttcagctctgctgcag CTCTCCTGACACCAAGAAGGACTTCCTGAGGACTCTTCACTCCATCCTCCGGGATAAGCAGCGGCGGCAGCTGATGAAGACGGAGAGTCTTCCGCTCAATCAGCAGTACATCCCGTTTGGAGGAAAACGTCTGTGTGCACTGAAGGGATCGCGGCCCGCCATGAACCGGACAG TTTCTGCTCCTTCTCGTTCGCTGGGCCGACGGAAACTGGTGCGAAACCGCATCACCATCGACACAGACATCATTTTTAACTACACCAGTGAGGACGCACCTATACTCATTCCCTCCCCTACACAAGAACTAGAAAAGCCACCCCAGAAGCCCCAGCCAACCATAGTGGACACCAACCGCTGGGTGGATGAGCAGTTCGACTTTGGGACCTTTAACAACCAGGTTAAGGAAACGGACATCCTGAGCGATGAAGATGAGTACTGTGAGTCCGTAAGGTCCTCCTCAACAGAGCCGGCCCTGGAGGAGCCCGTGCTCGCCTTAACCCTGGACGGCCCCAAGGACCACCGCGAGCCCCCCAAGGACCCCGTGTCGTCAAAGAACGCTGAAAAGTCCCACGCTCCCCTGAAGCTCAGCGCCCTGCGGAAGCAGTGCGCTGTGGAGAACTCGACGGACGGCGAGCGGGAGGTCATCTGGGTCCGCAGGGAGGATTTCGGCGGCGGCTGCAGTAGTGACATCTTCTGA
- the tiam1a gene encoding T-lymphoma invasion and metastasis-inducing protein 1 isoform X3: protein MESTEQVTAFCRSLHDMNPAEGPPSCCSSSSSTSSSSSCAPSPISPLPPPTTPRQLSDADRLRKVIDELVETERTYVKDLNILIDRYLTPLQKESFLTQDELDVLFGNLPEMVEFQVEFLKTLEDGTRLVQDLEKLEKVDQFKKVLFSLGGSFLYYADRFKIYSAFCASHTKVPKVLTKAKTDPEFKAFLDQRNPKQQHSSTLESYLIKPIQRVLKYPLLLRELHSLTDPDSEEHYHLDVAMKAMNKVASHINEMQKIHEEYGAVFDHLINEQSGERKEVADLSMGDLLLHTTVSWFNPPTYLAKGKKEPGLAVFVFRTALVFVYKDSSKQKKKIGTSHRTSVFDERDPFRFRYMISTDALQVRSHSNSDGSPMCEIVHVRSESEGRPERAFQLCCSSPDTKKDFLRTLHSILRDKQRRQLMKTESLPLNQQYIPFGGKRLCALKGSRPAMNRTVSAPSRSLGRRKLVRNRITIDTDIIFNYTSEDAPILIPSPTQELEKPPQKPQPTIVDTNRWVDEQFDFGTFNNQVKETDILSDEDEYCESVRSSSTEPALEEPVLALTLDGPKDHREPPKDPVSSKNAEKSHAPLKLSALRKQCAVENSTDGEREVIWVRREDFGGGCSSDIF from the exons ATGGAG AGTACAGAGCAGGTCACGGCATTCTGCCGCAGCCTCCACGACATGAACCCGGCAGAGGGCCCGCCGTCTTgttgctcttcctcctcctccacatcctcctcctcttcctgcgcCCCGAGTCCCATCTCGCCCCTCCCTCCACCCACCACCCCACGGCAGCTGTCAGATGCCGACCGACTCCGCAAGGTCATCGACGAGCTGGTCGAGACGGAGAGGACGTATGTCAAA GACCTGAACATTCTGATAGACCGGTACCTGACCCCCCTGCAGAAGGAGAGCTTCCTCACTCAGGACGAG TTGGACGTCCTCTTTGGGAACTTGCCGGAGATGGTGGAGTTCCAGGTGGAGTTTCTCAAGACGCTAGAGGATGGGACCAGGCTGGTGCAAGATCTGGAGAAGCTTGAGAAAGTTGATCAGTTCAAG AAAGTCCTGTTTTCCCTCGGAGGCTCGTTCCTCTACTATGCCGACAGATTTAAGATCTACAGCGCTTTCTGTGCCAGCCACACTAAAGTCCCCAAGGTCCTCACCAAAG CTAAAACAGACCCAGAGTTTAAGGCCTTTTTGGATCAGAGGAACCCCAAACAGCAGCACTCGTCCACGCTGGAGTCCTACCTGATCAAGCCAATACAGAGGGTGCTAAAGTATCCGCTGCTTCTGAGGGAGCTCCACTCCCTCACCGACCCCGACAGTGAGGAGCACTACCACCTGGACG TTGCAATGAAAGCCATGAATAAAGTGGCCAGCCACATCAATGAAATGCAGAAGATCCACGAGGAGTATGGCGCTGTCTTTGACCATCTAATCAACGAGCAGAGTGGGGAGAGGAAAGAG GTTGCGGATCTATCAATGGGGGACCTTTTGCTGCACACGACGGTCTCCTGGTTCAATCCACCTACGTACCTGGCGAAGGGAAAGAAGGAACCAGGCCTGGcagtttttg TGTTCAGAACGGCGCTAGTTTTTGTTTATAAAGACAGCTccaagcagaagaaaaaaata GGCACATCGCATCGGACCTCCGTTTTTGATGAAAGGGACCCCTTCCGATTCAGATACATGATCTCCACAGATGCTCTGCAAGTCCGGAGCCATTCGA ACTCTGATGGCTCACCCATGTGTGAGATCGTCCACGTGAGGTCCGAGTCGGAGGGACGGCCAGAGAGGGCGtttcagctctgctgcag CTCTCCTGACACCAAGAAGGACTTCCTGAGGACTCTTCACTCCATCCTCCGGGATAAGCAGCGGCGGCAGCTGATGAAGACGGAGAGTCTTCCGCTCAATCAGCAGTACATCCCGTTTGGAGGAAAACGTCTGTGTGCACTGAAGGGATCGCGGCCCGCCATGAACCGGACAG TTTCTGCTCCTTCTCGTTCGCTGGGCCGACGGAAACTGGTGCGAAACCGCATCACCATCGACACAGACATCATTTTTAACTACACCAGTGAGGACGCACCTATACTCATTCCCTCCCCTACACAAGAACTAGAAAAGCCACCCCAGAAGCCCCAGCCAACCATAGTGGACACCAACCGCTGGGTGGATGAGCAGTTCGACTTTGGGACCTTTAACAACCAGGTTAAGGAAACGGACATCCTGAGCGATGAAGATGAGTACTGTGAGTCCGTAAGGTCCTCCTCAACAGAGCCGGCCCTGGAGGAGCCCGTGCTCGCCTTAACCCTGGACGGCCCCAAGGACCACCGCGAGCCCCCCAAGGACCCCGTGTCGTCAAAGAACGCTGAAAAGTCCCACGCTCCCCTGAAGCTCAGCGCCCTGCGGAAGCAGTGCGCTGTGGAGAACTCGACGGACGGCGAGCGGGAGGTCATCTGGGTCCGCAGGGAGGATTTCGGCGGCGGCTGCAGTAGTGACATCTTCTGA